The candidate division TA06 bacterium genomic interval CTGGGAATAGACCTGCAGCATGTTCCCGGAAATGGCCCTGGTGAAGAATATGTTCCCCAGAACGACGACCAGGGCCGCCGCTGCCAGGGCAGTTAAAATACCCCAGCCCAGGATTTTTGTAATATTCCGGGACGATATTGCCACCATTGATCTTAACCGGAAGACCCTGATCATCCAGTAGGCCCCGCCGTAGAATATCAAACAACACAGGACAATGGCCAGCCAGGCGTCGTTTAATATCCACAGTCCCAGCCAATTGGCCAGGGCCGGGGTCAGGGTCAGGGCCGCCAGCAGAAAATCGAAGGCCGGAGAGGAATATTTATTTTGCAGTTTGGTCATTTTTAACGCGCTACTGATGGGATGGAACTTCGGAGCTTTTCCAGCAGGCCCATCACTTCATCCCTGGTCTCGGCCCGCATCAGCTCCTGACGCAGGGCAGCCGCTCCGGGCATGCCCTTGATGTACCAGCCCAGATGCCTGCGCATTTCCCTGATCCCCTTGGGCTGTCCCTTGTCGGCTACCGCCATCTCCAGGTGTTGGGTTATGACAGAAAGCTTCTCCTGCCAGCTAACCCCGAATTCAGAATTTTGCATTTTGCATTTTGCATTCAATGCTTCATTGATCTCACCGAATATCCAGGGATTGCCAAGAGCTCCCCGACCCACCATCACCAGGTCGCAGCCCGTTCCATCAACCATTCTTTTGGCGTCGGCCCCGCAGCGGATATCGCCGTTGCCGATCACCGGGATCTTCACCGCCTGTTTTACCCGGCCGATCACCGCCCAGTCGGCCGAACCGGCGAACATCTGGCTTTTGGCGCGGCCGTGGACCGCGATGGCCGCGATGCCGCTGTCCTCCAGAATCTTCGCGATCTCCACCGCATTCTCGGCCCCTACCTCCCAGCCGCTTCGGATCTTGGCTAGCACCGGCCGGGGCGAGGCCTTGACCGCGGCCCCGGCGATCTGCCTGACCAGGTCAGGCTCTTTAAGCAGGGCCGAGCCGCCGCCGTTCTTCACTATCTTGGGGGCCGGACAGCCGAAATTGAGATCGTAGCAATCCGGAGCCAGGGATTCCAGCAAAGCCACCGAGTCGGCAAAGGCCTGAGGCCTTTTGCCGAAGAGCTGCAGGGCCGCCGGGCGCTCCTCTTCCCGGAACCCGGCCATCTTGATCGTCTTGCCGTGATTGCGGGACAGGGCCTCGGCTGACAGCATTTCGGAATAGACCAGGGCCGCCCCGTACCGGCGGCACAAAACGCGAAAGGCCGAATCGGTGATGCCCGCCATGGGCGCCAGCACCGCCCGGCCCTTTAATTGGCTGATGTCAAACGCAA includes:
- the dusB gene encoding tRNA dihydrouridine synthase DusB is translated as MGLAFDISQLKGRAVLAPMAGITDSAFRVLCRRYGAALVYSEMLSAEALSRNHGKTIKMAGFREEERPAALQLFGKRPQAFADSVALLESLAPDCYDLNFGCPAPKIVKNGGGSALLKEPDLVRQIAGAAVKASPRPVLAKIRSGWEVGAENAVEIAKILEDSGIAAIAVHGRAKSQMFAGSADWAVIGRVKQAVKIPVIGNGDIRCGADAKRMVDGTGCDLVMVGRGALGNPWIFGEINEALNAKCKMQNSEFGVSWQEKLSVITQHLEMAVADKGQPKGIREMRRHLGWYIKGMPGAAALRQELMRAETRDEVMGLLEKLRSSIPSVAR